Genomic DNA from Mus musculus strain C57BL/6J chromosome 11, GRCm38.p6 C57BL/6J:
TGTCTGAGACACAAGGGTCATTTTAAGGTTCCTTCTATACAGAAGAGTCAGTAGGGCCAGAGGACAAGAAGGCCCAGCTTCTACATGGATGGAGCAGTGCTCATGACCTCACACAGAGGTGGGAGTGGTGGATTCTGGACCATTCTGGAAGTTTACTTTCTAAGGATGTGGGTGAGGAGGAGAGATGAAACGAGAGCGAAAGAGTGATTCTTGGGTCTTTTCACTAACAGGAACGGAAGAGAACCAAGACATCATCAAGCTACAAGCCATGGGCTGTGCGACCAAGACTGCCTGCAACCTGAAGAACGTGACCATCACGGATAATCTTAAATTTGATACCTCCTGTGTCAATGGGAGCCCTCTGCTCAGGCCTATCTTATCTGTTCTGACGAGTCTTTTTCTAATGAAAGCCTTGCTTTGATCCTTTGGGGACCGCCACTCTCATGATCCTTCACATTTAAACACACCCACAACCTTTGGTGACTCCTTTACCCAACAGAGGAGATATAAAAACCAGTGGTTGACTGAGaactccttctttcttctttctggacTCGGAACATTTCATGAGACTGATCTCTTTCTTGTCCCTACTCACACCCTCAGCCACACACCCCAGGGAGCAGCCTTTTACAGTATTAACAATTTACACTCTTAATTTGCAACTGTCCATTGCtaatgaagatttatttttattttttttaatcttttttttttttttttaaaggttctcACTATGTGCCTCTGGCTAGCTGTAGCTCCCTGTGTGGataaagctggcctggaactgagaGATCGACCTATCTTGAGGCAGCTGGTTGTGTCACActtacagtcaggaagcagaggcaggagcatggatGCTCAGCTTGATCTCTCCCCTCTGTTCACTCCCAGACCCCAGCTCATGAACTGCTGCCGATCGTGTCCACTGTCCCATCTCACAGACCCAACATAGAAACTTTCACAGATAAGCCCGGAGATTTGTCTTCAGGGTGATTTAAGTTGACAATCACTATcaaccatcatggcaggaaacagacCAGGGGATAAAACAGTCCCAATCCCTAGAGTAGGGAAGAAGATCCCAGAATTCCAGACAGGCCACCAGAAGGGTCAAGTTAAAAGGttactttgcattttatttgtcACTTTGCCTTCTGTGGAATTTAAATGAGAATAGCTCTCAtaggctcacatgtttgaataCCTGGATCCCAGTTGGAGGGACTATTtgggagggattaggaggtgtagtgGGGTTTGAAAGACATTCATTATTAGCTCTCTGCTTCATGGTTGTTGTTTCAAGATATGAGCTCTCGGCTActgctccaacaccatgcctgcctgcctgctgctacgCTCCCCGCCATGACGGTTATGGAGTtatcctctggaactgtgagcccccaataaactctttcttttagaaatttccttggtcatggggtcttcacagtaatagaaaagtaactaagacgtCATCCTTGGAAATGTAGTAGCATCAAAATCTCCCTTTTAATAAGAATAGCAAGGATCAGGACCTGCTAAAGTGGTCTCATTTTAATTTGATCATTTCTGTAAAGATCTTgccttggactggagagatggcttagaggttaggagcactgactgctttttcagagatcctgagttcaattcccagcaaccacatggtggctcacaaccatctgtactgggatcagatgccctcttctggcatgtctgaagacagccacagtgtactcacatacatacaattaaaaaacaaacaaacaaacaaacaaacaatcttgtcaacttaacacaaaccagggtcacctgggaagagagaacctcaacagagaaaaatgcctccatcagactggcttgTAGAGAAATTTGTGGAGCATTTTTTTGATTGATGTTTGATGtggggcccagcccactgtgggcagtaccatcccCAGCCAAGTGGTTCTGGGAGGTGTAAGAAAGGAGGATAAACATAAGCCTGAGGAGCCAGCCTGTAAGCAGTGCGCCTCCATGATACTACATTTCCGGTCTCCtggttcctaccttgagttcctgccctggctttcctcCATAGTGTAACCCTAAGATGAAATGAAgactttcctctccaagttgctttgggggATGGTGTTTATTACAGCAGTAGAAAGCAATCTAGAACACTCTCTTGCCACAGCACTCGCAGAACAGAATCATTATCAAATGTGGGGGGTTTCACTGAGCCCACAATGAGTGATCATAGTGAATACACACTTACAGAAGGTACATCCCAGCTGTCGCTCCAGTGTGGAACAGTTGGCACAACTCAGATTGCCAGAAGACAGTCGATTGTGTaagccattttccttttcttttttttccctctagatCCACTGTCTGCTCATCTCTTTTTCTCCATCCTGCTTCCTTTCAGACTCTCCACTGTAGGCTCCACTCTCATGGAGCTTCCCCTGTACCTTATTCTCTTCTGTGATAAACAGCATGGGGGCCTTTGAAGTGGACCAATGACAGACACCTCAAGAGTCAGAGGGAAAACACCACAGCAGGATGGAGTCACGCAGCCACTGCCCCACCATGAAAGCAggaatggggtggtggtggtggtagtggtagtggtgggggTGTTGGATAATAAAAGGTTGTGAGGATCTGAGAGCAACTGGTTTCTAGTGGTGCTGGAGAGGGAAGAGgactgcctccttccttccttccttccttccttccttccttccttccttccttcctttcttccttccttctttccttccttccatctgaaGGTCCACCTCATCCCCAgccactgggattacaggcatgggtgGCCATATTTAATCCCAAGTAGGTGctgggtatttgaactcaggtccccaggcttgcacagcaagtgctcttaccccctgagccatctttctgggcTTGAATGTCACACAGTATCAAGCCTGCCAAAATCCCTGCCTGGACGGGAGAGGGGGATCATCATGTAACACCCATAGCTGAGGAGTCGACAGGCAATTGAAGGCTTCTTGGGAGGGAGAGTGAGTTTCCTTCAGGGATATGGCCTCTGAGGGAGAGTGAGTTTCCTTCAGGGATATGGCCTCTGAGGGAGAGTGAGTTTCCTTCAGGGATATGGCCTCTGAGGGAGAGTGAGTTTCCTTCAGGGATATGGCCTCTGAGGGAGAGTGAGTTTCCTTCAGGGATATGGCCTCTGAGGGAGAGTGAGTTTCCTTCAGGGATATGGCCTCTGAGGGAGAGTGAGTTTCCTTCAGGGATATGGCCTCTGAGGGAGAGTGAGTTTCCTTCAGGGATATGGCCTCTGAGAGGAGGTAGCCCTACATCCACGTGTACAGGCATCACTAAGAGAACTCAGTGGGTTTAAAGATGGACCATATGGAGGAAGGGACAGGGGATGGGAACAGAAGAGGAACTGGAGGGGAGGGAATTGGGGGAgggttaattaaaatgtaatatgtacatgtatgaaaatctCAATAAAGTGTATTCAAATccataagaaacacacacacatacacatacacaaaggatCAGAGGAAATCCACTTTAGAGAGACCCAAGGTGTAGGGAGAGGCATATCAAGATAAAGGGGATGCAGTCACAGTggcccacagaggcagagagacaggcagatctctatgagtttgaggctagcctcgtctacatagtgagttccaagccagcaaaGGCTGCATAGGGAGTTCTTACCTCAACAAACGGCACAAAATTTTGGGGAACACCTTCACCTAGTGGACACTCATGACATAACTGTTAATTTAGCCAATTTAGGTTTCCCCTTTTCCTCTACTTCTTCTGGTGGAATCCACCCGGGGAACTTAGTATTTCCTTACAGGCCTATAGTGACAGTGATGGTATGCTGCATCTGGCTGCCTCTCACGAGTGGAGGCATTGGGAGGATAAGGGGTGGAGGTATGGGGGGTGGGGACAACTCATCTAACCTGATCTAACTAGGGATACAGTCTGTAGGTATACTCTACTTTTCTCCACTGAATTATTGCAGATTCTGTAGTGGGTCTTTGGGGTCATTCTGATTTGTGACTAACTATGGTTGTGCTGTCATGGGTAGATGACAGCAATGGGTAGTCAGAAGTGTATCACTTTCAAAGCTGATTGATCCAGTTACCACCACCGGCTCCTGTGTTCACTAGGTATTGCTTGTAAGCAGCAGTGTTAGGCGTAGTATTATACTGGAGAGGTAGGTTGgttttaaaagcacttgctgctcttgctgaggactggAATTTGGCCCATAATCACCTCCAGCTGCAGGGAtccaactccagctgcagggatccaactccagctgcagggatccaactccagctgcagggatccaactccagctgcaggggtccaactccagctgcagggatccaactccagctgcagggatccaactccagctgcagggatccaactccagctgcaggggtccaactccagctgcagggatcCAACGCTCTCTTGTTGTCTTCTAGGACACTGCAGTCACACCACAcataaatttttagaaaaatgtgTAAAGTCATTATTATTGATTTGACTTCTGGAAAGCTTCACCTTCAATATAAATTCTGTTATTTAGCAAGATCATGTGaagattgaagaaaaaaaaaaaaaaagaccaaagcaGCTGACAAGAAGACTCACATAGGCTGGGGCCGTGTGTGATTAAAACAAGAAGACTTCAAAAAGAGAGATGATGGTGTGGCAAAGCTTGCTTCAGAGCAATCTGTCCTGAATTTCTCGTACTCAGCCTGGGATGAGTTGTCGAGCATCAGTCAGGTTCCCTTGTTGCAGgatttccctgtccaattacattagtgcagaggagtcctgtgattggacagggaagagggaggcggagctaagagtgGCAGAGacgaggagagaggaaggagaatgaaTGGAGGCGGATGTGATGATTTCATAAGGTTAGAGTAGTTGGGATAAAGCTtctatcattatcaattggctctgaaattattgtattggcatcttgtaaattgtaattttattgatacataaaccTGGTTGGTTAACCATAATCATAAGCTTTAAGCGTTTTTATTCTGCCaggtaattaggtgttgagatggctgacCATGGGGTGCATGGGGTGTTGTGTGGGAGAAACTTGGGGCCCCCACCGGAGAGTTGACTGGCAGAGAGACCGACGAGTTGAGTTCACCTCGCGGGAGCCCTGTGGCCCAGcgaggctggagagttggctggAGAGTTggagagggagaagcaggagtgtggagagttggtgggttcattttttttaatgatcagaAGAGGAGATCTGAAGAGACCCCATTATCCAGAGACACTTCTGTCAGGTTCTCTCTCCAGTGAACTGAAGAGCAACTGACCGCTCTTCACTGCCCATCAGCACCACGCTCAGCTCCGGGGGTCCACTGTCCGAGCGCTGGGCTGCACCTCCATAGCGTGTTAAACACCAAGTGTGTGTTTGCTCGCCTTCTCTTTGCCCAGCCCTGCTAGGAACCTCAGACACCGTGTTGCAGTCTCTTCCCATCTTCATCTTTGTGTCCCAACCGTTTTCAGGTGACATAGCATGAACCTCACCTTTATCCACTAGCTTAGCTCAGCCTTCCCCTAGTCATAGCCACAATTTCTCACCTCTAACGCGTGTCTAAGCGGGATCCAGGGCTAGTGGGCAGAGCCCTGTCCATTCATATTTCTTACACAGATTAAAATCATATTTGTGATTACATCTAATCTGTCCTGAATGCTCAGAAACCATAAAGACCCAGCTttgcaccccccaacccccatcgcTGTTTCCTCTTTAGTAGCGGTTCTCGACCtgtgaccatcagaaaacacatatttctCAATGTCTTaggaacccccaaccataaatttattctcgttgctacttcataactataattttgctactgagagATGTGTCAGTACCTAAGGCCATTGGAAGTATGAGTTTTCTGATGTTCACTCCCCACCGATACTCTAAAAACATTTTcctaggaagggaggaaggaggctcATCAGACTCAGGAAACTCACAAAGTTACGAGATTCCACAAGGCTCCTCCAGCTTCGGAAGCTTCTGGGGAGGGGGAGACTGGTGGGGCCATTAGCCAGTTGTACAGAGAGCTCTTGGGATGCAGCTTTTCTGAGCTGTTACCCAGGCTGGAGGTAGTAACGCCGCTGCTGCTAACCCCATACTCCATAAACAACACCCAAAACTCACTGATTTACTAAACTGGGTGTGGGCAGAATCATTCCTTTGGTTTGCCATCAGTGACCCATTTTCAGCGAATGAACAGGTGCTTGCTCATTCGTCACTCCCCAGGAAGTCACATAAAGGCACTGTTCCATTCCCTGTGTGGCTGGGTGCATACTAAAGTCTGTGGAGCCCATAAGTAGATAACTGGATATACTTGTATCGAAATTGACAATCAAtgagataaacaaacaaaacctgcacCTTTAATGCTTCGGTGATGGTGGCTGAGCCTCTGCAGCTGCTCAGTGAAGCAGTTTCTTCAGGAAGAGAACAAAgaagatgggggttgggggtctGACTCTGGCCCCGTTTCTGATGGCTGACTTACAGATTTCACTTTTGTTACTGATTGTAAAACCCATATAAGCCGTCGCTGTGTCTTTGCACTGTTCTATGGTTATGCATTTCATCAGCTGAATGGGGACGTTGTTGACACCtgcggggagggggaggtgggaaACACATGTGACACTTCCCTCCCTGGCCCTGGGTCAGGCCAGGTACCAGTGCCCTTCTCATATCTAAACACCCAGAAGCCTCAGCTGTCCCATGCTCGTTATAGCATCACCTCCACCCCGCAGCTACACTATCCTTGGAGTTCTTTGATTGGcttagctcctgcctctggtcTTTGCACCTTTCTTCCAGTCACGCTGAACGCCTGTCTCCATATGTGCTTCCAATATCCCAGCTCCTTGGCCTCATCTTAATGGATCAGATCCTCCTTTGTCTCTTTTGTGCCTCTATTTAAGAGTGATGTCTTCAAGACTCGGTGAGGATgtgtacttctctctctctctctctctctctctctctctctctctctctctcacacacacacacacacacacacacacacacacacacacacacacagagtcccacTTTGACCCACACAGACTGGTCCACAGACAGAGGCAGACCAGCTGCCTTCTCATGGGACTCAGACATACTGATCTCTAGGCCTAAGGCAGGCAGGGGGTTGGGATGTTTTTCTCCTAGCACAGGGTCTTCCAATCCCTAAATTTCCCCAAGCCATGTCAATCAAGTACTGGTATGTCTTCTATACATCAGAGGATGGAACCCTTGCTATCCCTGCGGTAATCTGCTAGCTTTGATTGACACTGTGTGGTAGTGGTGTGCAGACACCTGCACTGTGCTGGGATCATCCTGTGCTGCTCCTTGGAGCTGTGCAGACTTGCGCTGCAGCCAGGCACATGTTTTAGGACCGTGAAGACATTACCTCTCATTTTTGGCTTGAGCTGCCTATTACAACAGCAACAGCCACCGGAGTTATCATTTGTGACTATGCTCTACGCCTTTCAACGTGCTTTTGGGTCCATTCTCTCAAGCACCTGTGTTTATGATGCCGGAGAGCTCCACACACTTTATCTTGTCCGTGGAACACCACTTGAGCTCTGGACTGCACTCTCTCCCCTTCACGGTGAAGCATGTGGGACACTTGAGACCGCTGGAGTTGAATTCATCCACTTCCTTCTCCTCTATCTCGTTCATCGTAATTTCCCAGGGGTCTGttgggggaagggttggggggAACAAGACAAGACAGAAAACTGACTGGCCACTGGTCACAGGTGAGATAAATGCATATGCAAAGTGCCACAGCTTCTTGGAGTGGTCCTTCCCACCTGGCCTACCCTCTACTCCACCTTTGCCATCCTCAGTCATGAGGCAGCAAATCTGTGTGTCCATCATGTGTCTCCATGGTGGTCATGGCTTGGCCACTCTGGAGAGAGCGGTCCTTGGCAGAGCAGAGAGTGATAGGAGTTAGGGATGGAGAAGCTGAGATGGTGAAGGAAGagtaaggaagagagggaaagccaGGGCTGTCTGCagaagtgctcttagccaccttCCTTGGGAGCTCTACCTCTCCATGGCTCTGTGGCCCCATAAGCTGAGGCAAGAAAACCATGAGAGTGTGCCCACTGGAGCCTTCACACCATCTCTTGACTGAGCTTGGGTACCAAGAGTTCTGGGATTTCATGTTTAGGGAGAATGAGGATTGACTGTACAGCTTGTGGAGGAATCAGCAGGGTGGCCTTGAGGACTGGGCCAGGGCGATGCTCTCCACAGTAAAGAAGAAGGCCATATGGGGAGAAGACATGGGCTGGGTGGCAGATGGGAATATCTCACAGCTTTGTTCCCTGGAAAGGAACTATGGCAAGTGTGAAAACCCCAGGGCTGGGGCAAGAAATTCtgaagccagtcccacaacacccagaggaagatccactcccaggcactctaacactcccaggatcataggatcagaggtgaggaggacacaacatcttcTCCAACACCAGAAGTAACTGGAATCAGCGGTACCTGGGCACCCAGGAACTCCGCCTGACTAGAGGCACACGTTCTTCCTATCtgggctggtgccctgagcagaccttgggagAAAACTtctcagccagtcccacaacattcagaggaagatccacttccaggtgctctaacacacccagggtcataggatcagaggtgccatgagcagaccttgggcactaaCTCCAcaaccagtcccacaacacccagaagaagctccattCCTAAgctctctaacatgcccaggaccacaagatcccaggatcctaggaacTTGGCCACACCAGGGTTTCAGGGTCCCAGTGgcagcttgacttccaggagctctgacacacccaggatctcaggatccaggatctcaggatcacaggaccagaaaggaaactctgcctgtcatataataatcaaaacaccaaatgcactaaacttaaagaaagaatattaaaagcagtaaggtaaaaaggtcaagtaacatataaaggcagacctatcagaattataccagatttctcaccatagactgtgaaagctagaagatcctgggcagatgttatatagaatctaagagaacacaaatgccagcccaggctactatacccagcaaaactctcaaataccatagaggggtaaaccaagatattccatgacaaaaccaaatttacacgatatttttccataaatccagccatacaaaggatactagatggaaaacaccaacacaaggagggaaactataccctagaataagcaagaaagtaatctttcaataaccccaaaagaagatagctacacaaacataattccacctctaacaacaaaaataacaggaagtaacaatcacttttccttaatatctcttaacatcaatagactcaattccccccaaaaatacatagactcacagactgggtatgtaaacaggacccagcattttactgcatgcaggaaacacacctcagtgacaaagacagacactatctcagagtaaaaggctggaaaacaattttccaagcaaatggtcccaagaaacaagctggagtagctattctaatattgaataaaatcaactttcaaccaaaagttatcaaaaaggataaggaagaacacttcatactggtcaaagataaaaatctaccaagatgaactctcaattctgaacatctatgctccaaatgcaatggcacccaaatgcataaaagaaactttactaaagtttaaggcacacattgcaccccacacaataatagtgggagacttcaacaccccgctctcatcaatagaaagatcatggaaacagaaactaaacagagacacagtgaaactcacagaagttatgaatcaaatggatctaacagatatttatagaacatttcatcctaaagcaaaagaaaataccttctcagcacctcgtggtaccttctccaaaattgaccatataattggccacaaaacatgcctcaacagatacaagaagattgaaataatcccatgtgcctcataagatcaccatggactaaggttagtcttaaataccaacaaaaacaatggaaagcacacatacacatggaagctgaacaatgctctactcaatgataacttggtcaagtaagaaataaagaaagaaatgaaaggctttttagaatttaatgaaaatgaagacacatcatacaaaaacttatgggacacaatgaaagcagtggtaagaggaaaactcatagctctgagtgcctccaaaaagaaactacactAGTAACTTAACAActcacttgaaagctctagaacaaaaagaagcaaatacatccaaggggagtagatggcaggaaatgatcaaactcagggctaactaaaatcaaccaaataaaaataaaaagaactatacaaagagtcaacaaaaccaggagctggttctttgagaaaatcaacaagatagataaacccttagtcagacaaaccagaggtcacagagatagtatccaaattaataaaatcagaaatgaaaagggagacataacaaaatatatcttaaaataattaataattatttaattctgtttgttgaatattaacagttgaaaatattaaaatcatgttctacaaaaaagaaaaccccagggcctttgtttttctgaagaatattacacacacacacacacacacacacacacacacacacacacacacacggcaaaaTATCTTAATAATGCTGCTTAATGTGTGCTTTTCAATTACTGTCCCACATTGCCCTGGCCCAGCTAATGGAAGGGTCAATACTTCTTCACTTTgggcagaagcaggagctgatgcagtgggGCCCTTAGATGCCTGGATGTCTCAGGCTCTGAAATCCTCAAGACACCCAGGGTGAGCCTACCACTGTCTCCTTCCGGAGTGTGGGTGGAGCCCAGTCTGaagcaattaaaataaaaaagagagacaaagagaaaaagaaaaatagagagaaataatttataaaaatacaaaaaacttaATACACAAAGCAATAAAAATCTGAGAAAAACATCTCAAAAAGAATGCCAATCATTAACAGTAAAGAGCCTTCTCAGAACTCCAAAAATATgggaatttctcttctttctttctcctgtaaACTCTCATTCCCACTCTACTACATGTAATGTGACTATTTTGATTATAATCAAAATCAAATATAACTAAAACGTGTGTCCTGGGAATTCTGGAGGCCCACATAGCTAGAGCCTCTGTGTACAACAATCTCTGCAGAACGCACAAACGAACAGAAGTTAACAGTGAATGAGAGCGGGCAGCAGCATTTAACCCCAGTGGTTTCATTGGGACCACTTGTTAAGGGAGGAGAGTCATTTGAGGCGAGGACTTCAAGGGCAGGCTGGGTAACAAACATAGactctgtttaaaaacaaactgacgactgaacagacagacagacaatttccaaacaacaaaagccaaggAGACATTAGCATTACTTTTGGGGGGAGGATTTGATGATGTAGAATCAGTTtactactgtggtggtttgaatatgcttggcccacacgGAGTGGTGCttttaggaggcgtggccttgttggaagaagtgtgccaGTGTTGAGGGCAGGCTTTGAAGGTCTCTTCCTATGCTTAGGCTCTGCACACTTTGGAAGAGAACTTCCTCCTCACTGCCTGAGGATGCTGGTCTTCTCCTGGATGACTTTTGGTTGGGATGTAGAACTTCTCCAGCATCACAATAGCCTGTGTACCactatgcttcctgctatgatgatgatagactgaacctctgaaactgtaagccagcccagtgaaatgttttcatttcaaaagagttgttttggtcatggtttctcttcacagcaccagaaaccctaactaagacaggtgccAACCGTTAAGTCCAGCAGTATGTACGCACTTTCTGCTCTATAACCGTGTTCATGTCAGCTCTTCTATTGCAGCTATCTATGAGGGTAAATGATTGGAGATGACTATATCCCCACAGGGAGGCTGAGCTATGAGGCAGGAGGACACTGTGGACACGCTTTTGATGGGGATGGGCAGGACACTGCACACTTGGTGTATAATTCTGTCCtggaagcagaaaagaaactagTGTAGGTTTTTCAGTGAGTGGCCATCCCTGGAAAAGATCGTAGAAAGGTATAGCAGTGCTGTCATTGGAAGGTGACCTGGGGCGTAGGGAGGATTTTTTTAGCCATGTGCAtctattattttaaaagctataaGCACAAATAATTAAAATGGGAGAAAGGGGAATAAGGGTTATAGAATTTTGCTCTTGGTGGGAAAGGTGCCTATtttggctggagagagggctcagtggttaagagcacccactattcttccagaggaccttggtttgATGCCCTGCACCCACAGTGTGTCTCACAATCAttggtaactctagttccagggggtctTATGCCCTGTTCTGGTCTTGCATGCATgtagatgtacatgcaggcagaacacccatacacGTTTTAAAAAAGGTCTAACATAGCAAATATTCAAGAAAACATCTCTGTTAACCATACAAGATGGCTCCATTCTAATCTCACCTGTAGAGAAGGGCATAAAGGCGAGGCTACAGACCAAGAGAAGCCTGCTCGGGGTGGCAGGGTGCATGGTCCAGACTGTTAGGTCCCGTCTCTGTGGAAAGAGCACGGTCAGGTGGGGTTCACACAAAGCAATAAAGCCAGGTCACCCCGGctccctccccacacccatgtGGGCAGTATTGCCTCCTAGTCCGTAGCTCCTCACAACTGGAACCAGGGCTCTAAGTGTCCTAAACTGGATATAGAGAGCAACCACATGTGCTCAGTGGCTGAGTGGGTCATGCTGACAGCCGGACTCTGGGGAATCTGGTGGGGACTAAGAAACCACCTAGACTTGTATGGCCTGAAGGTAACTCTGGcccatttttctccttctttcaagGCTAAACTGAAATGGGTGGGTGAGGGCAGTTTAAGAGGTTCCTCTAGATGAACAGCATGTCCTCTGGATGAACTGGGAAAGTTGGGTGGCCAGGTTAAAACCAAGAACCAGTACCTGGTGCTGGGATTCGAGGCGGGGTTCTTCCTAAAGTAGGCCAAACTGCATTGCGCGCGCATGCGTGTGGTGcggaggtggggtggggcttcAGGTTGTCATCTTGTTCTCATTGGTCTGCATCTTACACTCTTCCTGCCTTCTCGGAGTCTTGGCCAATGAGATTTCACTGCCTCTAGCTCCCAAGTGACTAGAAATATCTTGATTTCTGCAGGTCTGAGAAATGAGAGGCCTTGAGAATTGAGGCTTCTGTTTTCCCCGCCCCATACTACAGCTGGTTAAAGCTGTCTTCTTGTGGCTTTCTGGAAGACCCTTGACGAGAAGTACCCATGTACTTTTAACTGATACTCATTCTTTAACCGCAACGCCCTCCAGTGAGCGAGGCATGGAGAGCAGCAA
This window encodes:
- the Lypd9 gene encoding uncharacterized protein LOC403200 precursor, which produces MHPATPSRLLLVCSLAFMPFSTDPWEITMNEIEEKEVDEFNSSGLKCPTCFTVKGRECSPELKWCSTDKIKCVELSGIINTGVNNVPIQLMKCITIEQCKDTATAYMGFTISNKSEICKSAIRNGARVRPPTPIFFVLFLKKLLH